The genomic stretch ACGCTGAAGCCATGTTTCCATTACTTCCGGCCGGCGAAGTGTGTAATATACCAGGTGGCGATTAACCTTATCATTTTGGATAAGCGGAACGTCTGTTTTATTCAATGGCAGATCGTCAGGGAAGTCATAATCTTCTTTCATCCAGCTATCATCTTCCGAGAATAATTCTTCCTGGATCGCAAAAATTTCACCTTCCGGCTCATTACCAACCTCTGTGATACCATAAAACTGGCGATATTCTGAGATTACGGAGCGATACAATTCTGTGAAGCGCCGGTCCCCCCGAATTTCAGGATAGTCATCCAAAAGACCCTGAGTAGCAGCCACAGCATCATTTATTTGAGCTTCAGCTTCCAATGGATCGTTACTTACCTGTGCTTCCATAGCCTTAATATGGATACGATAGATATCCGAAATTCGGCTCATAATGTCTTTCTGGAAGTTATCCAGTTCCTGCATAGCTGGCTGCTGGATAACACCATCACCATCCTCTATACCTTGCATTGGGCTTTTATAGTCTAAAAGCCGGAGAGGCATGTCTTTCAAATCAAGTGTTGCAGTTGTGTCCTGAGCAGAAATGCCCGGAGCGATAAACATACAACAGGTTATGGCAATAGCCGTTTTTCGTAACTTCTTAAGCATGTAGTTGGAGATGATTTTAAATTTTTATCTAAAGTACTAATTATTGCATAGAATTGGGAGAGTTGAACTCACGGCATGAACAACGCAAAAAATACCAAATTAGCGCTCTTCTTTCTGAATTTTTCCAGATTCGATGATTTGCTTTTCCTGACCGGTCCATCGCTGTACCAAGGGCCACCTGCGCCCGGTTCCAAATGCCTTAGCCGAAACTTTTAGCCCCGGGGGTGCCTGAAACCGCTTGTGTTCATTTAAATCTACTAATCGGAGGGTTTTATCTACGATTTGCTCTTCAATTCCGCTGCTGATGATTTCTTCTCTTGATCGCTGCTCTTCCAGATAGTATTTCAAAATGGCATCTAAAGTTCCGTAATCTGGTAAAGAATCTGAATCTTTTTGATCAGGGCGTAATTCAGCACTTGGAGCTTTTGTCAAAATGGCGTTCGGGATCACTTCTTCCCTATAATACTCTTCGTTCAACCAGCGACAAATATCATACACTTCAGTTTTATAAATATCTGAAATTACAGATAGTCCACCCGCCATATCACCATAAAGAGTGCAATACCCAACAGCCATTTCAGATTTATTACCCGTATTGAGGAGCATATATCCAAACTTATTGGCAATCGCCATCAACAAATCTCCGCGGGAACGACTCTGCAGATTCTCTTCTGCTACATTGAATTCTGCACCTTCAAAAACCAGAGAAAGTGCCTTTAAATATTCATCATATATATTTTTGATTGGGATTTGAAGCAGTTCAACACCCAGATTTTGAGCCAGTTTTTCAGAGTCGAATACACTGCCTTCGGATGAAAACTCTGAAGGCATCGTCACAGCTTTTACATTTTCAGCACCGAGGGCTTCCCTCGCGATCGTGCAAACAAGAGCAGAATCAATTCCTCCGCTCAATCCCAGAATAACTTTTTCGGCTGCCTTCGATTTTTTCAGGTAATCCCGAACACCCATTACCAGCCCCTCAAACATTACCTGTTCTTTGGATGGGGTTTCTAGATTCTTTTCAACATCAGTAATTGCTTCAACTACTTCAGTCTCTTCATTAAAAATGAGATCCATAAAATGTGGCTCAAATCGCTTTGAACGGGCAATCATTTTTCCTGAGCCATCAAATGCCAAGGAATCGCCATCAAACAGTAGTTCCGTTTGTGCTCCAACCTGATTCACATAAAACAATGGAATCCCAAGCTGCCGGGCATGGTTCTGGAGCATATTCTTCCGGGTTACCGGCTTATCTTTATTGAAAGGAGATGCTGAAATATTAATGATCGCTTTCGCTCCTTTTTTTGCAAGCACCTCGGCTGGATTCACATCATAAATGTGGTACTGAATATCGTTATCGTTAAACCATATATCTTCGCAAACCGTAATCCCGAACGGAAATCCTTTGATAACCACCGGCTCAAATTCATTGCCAGGCTCAAAATATCGCAAGTCATCAAACACATCATACGTTGGAAGTAGTGCTTTATGAACCCTTTCAAACTCTTCTCCATGTTGAGCAACAATAGCTGAATTATAACATCGGCGGCCTTTTCCGGTCAGGTTATCCGTAATAGAACCGAACACAACCGTTGTTTCTCCCGTTGAATCAATAATTTCGTTGTTCATCTTGTAGATCAGTTCCCGAAAAACTTTACGCTCCATCAAATCCATTGGAGGATAGCCACAGGTTACCAATTCAGGCAGTAGTAACAGTTCTATTCCGTCTTCCTCAGCCTGTTGTATAGCCGATAGAATCAGTTCTTTATTTCCGCTCAAATCCCCGATTATGGGGTTCAGTTGTTGAAGTCGTATGCGCACAATCCCTTAATTAATTCGATTTAAGATAAGTAGATAACATGAAAGTTGAGAGTTGATAAAGTGTTGAAAAGAGTAATCACTTTATCACCCTATCAAGCATTATTTTACGTACACCGTTTTGGTATTTACGAATTCACGAATGCCATACAAACCAAGCTCTCGTCCATATCCGGAATTTTTGATTCCACCGAATGGAAGTCTTGGGTCTGATTTAACAAAGTCGTTGACAAAACAACAACCGGCTTCCAGTTTTGCAGCTGCAATTTCTTCAGCACGATCCACATCCTGAGAGTAAACAGAAGCTCCCAACCCGTAATTTGTATCATTGGCTACTCTGATGGCTTCTTCCTCATCTTTCACTTTTATGATGCTAGCTACCGGTCCAAAAAGTTCCTCTGAATAAGCTGGCATTCCGGGTTTTACATTCGTCAATATAGAGACCGGGTAAAACGCCCCTTCTCCTTCTGGCTTTTCCCCTCCAAGTACTAACCGGGCCCCATGTTTAACACTCTCCTGAACCTGTTTATGAAGCTGGTCTCTAAGGTCAACCCGTGCTTGTGGACCCACATCTGTGTGTTCATCAAATGGATCCCCCACTTTTCTGTTCTCCATCAACCTGGTGAATTCATCCAGAAATTCATCATAAACCTCTTCCACAACCACAAATCTCTTAGCAGCAATACAGCTTTGTCCACTATTCAAAAGCCGAGAGTTGACACAAGACTCTGCACTGGCTTCTATATCAGCGTCCTTCAGGATGATAGAAGGATCGCTGCCACCAAGCTCGAGAACGGTTTTCTTAAGCATTTCACCAGCCTGAGCGGCAACGGCTTTGCCTGCACGGGTACTGCCCGTTAAAGTCACTGCGGCAATTCCTTCATGCTGTATAACTTTTTTCATACCTGATTTATCCCGGATAATACTTCGAAATAAATCTTTGGGAACACCAGCCTCATGAATAATCTCTTCGATCTTTAATGCGCAACCCGTGGTATTTTCTGAATGCTTTAGAATAGCACCGTTTCCAGCCATTAAAGCGGGAGCTGCAAACCTGAAAAGTTGCCAGAACGGAAAATTCCAGGGCATGATTGCCAGCACAACTCCCAATGCATTGAAGGTTACATAGCTTTTGGAAGCACCGGTTTTCACAGCATCATTCGCTAAAAAAGCCTCCGCATGTTCGGCATAATATTCACAAACCCATGCACATTTCTCAGCTTCTCCTATTCCCTGATTCAGCGGCTTCCCCATTTCTTCAGCCATTAACCGACCAAGTTCTTCTTTCCGTGTTTTTAGTATTTCAGCAATTTTATTCAGATAAGAGGCCCTTTCTTCAAAGGATTTTAGTTTCCAATCACTTTGAACCACATTCGCCTTTTTTATAATCGTATCCACTTCATCAAAGCTCATCTCTTTATAGTCTTTGATGACTTTTCCGGTTGCCGGATTAATAGTTTTCATAATATTCTCCTTTTATCACCCTTAACAAAAAGGGACTTAATCGAATTCAAAGTTTCAGGCGTGCTTCTGTACCGCAGATAGAATGATATGAAGTACTTCTTCCAAAAGTTCATCTTCAATAATCAGAGGCGGAGCTAAACGAATAAGCGTATTGGAGTGAAGAGTCCAGCCCAGCAAAATGCCATTCTCAAAACAGTCTTCAACAACTTTTTTAGTCAGATCCCAGCTTTCCAGCTGAAGCCCCAGCATAGCTCCTTTACCACGGACTTCTACAATACCTTTTCCGGTAAGTGTTTGCTTGATCAACTTTTCAATTTCTTTAGCACGCTGAAGGTAATTTCCAGATAGCAGTTCTCTGAGATTGGCAAAAGCAGCTGCGGCCGAAACAGGGTGACCGCCAAAAGTAGTCACATGATTAAGCGGTGGGTCGTATTTAAACGTCTGAAAAATTTCTAAGGATGAAACAAAAGCTCCCATAGGCATCCCTCCGGCCATTGCTTTGGCCAGGCAAAGGATATCCGGAACGACCTGGTATTCTTCAAACGCAAATAGGTTTCCTGTACGGCCGAAGCCGCTTTGAATTTCATCAAAGATCAAAAGAGCACCTGCTTCATCGCATTTAGTCCTCACTTTTTTCAACCACTCTTTTCGGGCAGGGATAATGCCACCTTCCCCCTGAATGGGCTCCATAATAACCGCAGCTGTTTTATCATCGATAAGATCTAATCCTTCATCCGAATTAAAGTCTAGAAAATGGACATCCGGCAACAGCGGTAAATATGGATCCCGATACACATCGCGGCCGGTTACGCTTAGAGAACCATGAGTATCTCCGTGATAACTGTTTTTAAAACCGATCAGTTTTGAACGACCCGTGAATTTTTTGGCGAGCTTTAAAGCCCCTTCTGTAGCTTCTGTACCGCTATTTACAAAATATACCTGATTTAATTTTTCAGGCAGATTTGAAGTCAATAATTCGGCAAAATCTACCTGCGGTTTCTGGACAAACTCTCCATATACCATCACATGAAGATGTTTATCTACCTGTTCATGAATGGCCTGAATTACTTTAGGGTGACGATGTCCGAGGCTGCTGACGGCTATTCCAGATATAAAATCAACGAAGCGCTTATTATCTGTTGTGAATAAATATGGGCCCTCCGCGTGAGATATTTCCAATCCCATGGGGGCATCACTGGTTTGAGCTATGTGCTTAAGGAATTTATCTAACACTGAATTGGCCGAATTTTTTCCTTAAGGTAATAATTCTTGCCGGATAGTTGAGGGCTGATAAAGTGATTTTGGCTCTATCAACTTCAAATTCCAAACTTAATCATCCCATTCATCAAGGAGCTTTAGAAATTCTTCTTGCATGGCTTTCCCTTTATTGCGGGCATACCAAAGATGCAGATTTTCAGTTGCCGCCTTATTTTCTATATCAGGATTTGCCCGTTCGCTCATGTATATATCCTGAATCTGTTTTGGCCGGGGCCCCCAGGTTCCCAAAACATTCAGGGTTTCGGTATCCAATGCAATCAGTTTGGGAATGGAGCGCGAACTATTGGTTAAAAACTCATCCATCACTTCAGGGTACTGGTCTCGGAGAATGAGCTTCAACTCGATGTTATGTGAAAGCGAAGACATTTTATAAATAAACGGTAAAGATTGTGCTGCATCCCCACACCAGCCCTCCGTTATAACCAGCCAGGTCATCTTCTTTGAGAAGTTGTTAAGTTGATTGGCAAGTTCGTCTGATATGTTCGCCCTCTTCTCCCATTTAGAAGATCGGTGAATGTTCAGCTTTGTGTATTCCAGCATATCGGGGCGGTTATCTTCGTTAGTAGTCCGGCCTTCATTAAATAACTTATTTACCAGATCTGTGTATTCGCCAAATGAATATGCTTTTTCAAGAAGACTTTTTGTAATAATTGAATCTACAGCTGTTTCCATAAATGATATTTAGCTCAAAAAGTTAATAGTGCGTCTTTCGATGAAAATTTTAAGTAACCGACTATATGGAAGTCTTAACAATCTGATTTCTTACCTCTTTCGTAGTCCATGAAAACAAATTTATTTGGAGATTTCATGAAGAAGATAAAATCAGCGTTGGTTATAAGTGATAATATTATTGTGCTTCAGGAAATGAAGCGAATGCTTGCTAATCTGGAAATCAAACATGTTTTTGAAGCTTATGATTCGGACTCAGGATTAAAATCAGCAAAAAAATACCAGCCCGATTATACATTTATTGATATGGATTTGGGAAAGAATTCTTCATTAAAAACACTTGAGTTGATAGAATCAAAAACCAGTACTCGTATTATCCTCATGGAGAAAAAGTGTGTCTTGAAAAATGAAATCTTAACCAATTCAAAATATACCCTTCTTGAAAAACCAGTGACATTAAACAGACTGAACGATATTGTACACCCAAATCTTAGTTTTGCTGCTTTATTACAGGAAGCACGTAAGCTGGTTAAAGAAGAATCTGTAGCAACAATGTTCCAGATATAAAGATGACAAAACTTAAAGAAGCGAAGAACTTTATACGCATCACAATGTCATATTCAGCTTGCTTGCCTTCCAGTTTCCAGACGAATACACTTAGTGCCAAGTAAGCTATAAATGTAACAACCC from Gracilimonas sp. encodes the following:
- a CDS encoding thioredoxin family protein; the encoded protein is METAVDSIITKSLLEKAYSFGEYTDLVNKLFNEGRTTNEDNRPDMLEYTKLNIHRSSKWEKRANISDELANQLNNFSKKMTWLVITEGWCGDAAQSLPFIYKMSSLSHNIELKLILRDQYPEVMDEFLTNSSRSIPKLIALDTETLNVLGTWGPRPKQIQDIYMSERANPDIENKAATENLHLWYARNKGKAMQEEFLKLLDEWDD
- a CDS encoding NAD+ synthase — its product is MRIRLQQLNPIIGDLSGNKELILSAIQQAEEDGIELLLLPELVTCGYPPMDLMERKVFRELIYKMNNEIIDSTGETTVVFGSITDNLTGKGRRCYNSAIVAQHGEEFERVHKALLPTYDVFDDLRYFEPGNEFEPVVIKGFPFGITVCEDIWFNDNDIQYHIYDVNPAEVLAKKGAKAIINISASPFNKDKPVTRKNMLQNHARQLGIPLFYVNQVGAQTELLFDGDSLAFDGSGKMIARSKRFEPHFMDLIFNEETEVVEAITDVEKNLETPSKEQVMFEGLVMGVRDYLKKSKAAEKVILGLSGGIDSALVCTIAREALGAENVKAVTMPSEFSSEGSVFDSEKLAQNLGVELLQIPIKNIYDEYLKALSLVFEGAEFNVAEENLQSRSRGDLLMAIANKFGYMLLNTGNKSEMAVGYCTLYGDMAGGLSVISDIYKTEVYDICRWLNEEYYREEVIPNAILTKAPSAELRPDQKDSDSLPDYGTLDAILKYYLEEQRSREEIISSGIEEQIVDKTLRLVDLNEHKRFQAPPGLKVSAKAFGTGRRWPLVQRWTGQEKQIIESGKIQKEER
- a CDS encoding aspartate aminotransferase family protein — protein: MLDKFLKHIAQTSDAPMGLEISHAEGPYLFTTDNKRFVDFISGIAVSSLGHRHPKVIQAIHEQVDKHLHVMVYGEFVQKPQVDFAELLTSNLPEKLNQVYFVNSGTEATEGALKLAKKFTGRSKLIGFKNSYHGDTHGSLSVTGRDVYRDPYLPLLPDVHFLDFNSDEGLDLIDDKTAAVIMEPIQGEGGIIPARKEWLKKVRTKCDEAGALLIFDEIQSGFGRTGNLFAFEEYQVVPDILCLAKAMAGGMPMGAFVSSLEIFQTFKYDPPLNHVTTFGGHPVSAAAAFANLRELLSGNYLQRAKEIEKLIKQTLTGKGIVEVRGKGAMLGLQLESWDLTKKVVEDCFENGILLGWTLHSNTLIRLAPPLIIEDELLEEVLHIILSAVQKHA
- a CDS encoding NAD-dependent succinate-semialdehyde dehydrogenase, with product MKTINPATGKVIKDYKEMSFDEVDTIIKKANVVQSDWKLKSFEERASYLNKIAEILKTRKEELGRLMAEEMGKPLNQGIGEAEKCAWVCEYYAEHAEAFLANDAVKTGASKSYVTFNALGVVLAIMPWNFPFWQLFRFAAPALMAGNGAILKHSENTTGCALKIEEIIHEAGVPKDLFRSIIRDKSGMKKVIQHEGIAAVTLTGSTRAGKAVAAQAGEMLKKTVLELGGSDPSIILKDADIEASAESCVNSRLLNSGQSCIAAKRFVVVEEVYDEFLDEFTRLMENRKVGDPFDEHTDVGPQARVDLRDQLHKQVQESVKHGARLVLGGEKPEGEGAFYPVSILTNVKPGMPAYSEELFGPVASIIKVKDEEEAIRVANDTNYGLGASVYSQDVDRAEEIAAAKLEAGCCFVNDFVKSDPRLPFGGIKNSGYGRELGLYGIREFVNTKTVYVK
- a CDS encoding response regulator, with product MKKIKSALVISDNIIVLQEMKRMLANLEIKHVFEAYDSDSGLKSAKKYQPDYTFIDMDLGKNSSLKTLELIESKTSTRIILMEKKCVLKNEILTNSKYTLLEKPVTLNRLNDIVHPNLSFAALLQEARKLVKEESVATMFQI